Proteins from one Pongo abelii isolate AG06213 chromosome 19, NHGRI_mPonAbe1-v2.0_pri, whole genome shotgun sequence genomic window:
- the GSDMB gene encoding gasdermin-B isoform X1 encodes MFSVFEEITRIVVKEMDSGGDMIAVRSLVDADRFRCFHLVGEKRTFFGCRHYTTGLTLMDILDTDGDKWFDELDSGLQGQNAEFQILDNVDSKGELIVTLLKEITISGSFQGFHHQNIKISENRISQQYLATLENRKLKRELPFSFRSINTRENLYLVTETLETVKEETLKSNRQYKFWSQISQGRLSYKHKGHREVTIPANRVLSYRVKQLVFPNKEMMNIHFRGKTKSFPEEKDGASSCLGKSLGSEDSRNMKEKLEDMESVLQDLTEEKRKDVLNSLAKCLGKEETRQDLEQRVSEVLISGELHMEDPDKTLLSSLFNAAGVLVEVRAKAILDFLDALLELSEEQQLVAEALEKGTLPLLKDQVKSIMEQNWDELLASSPHDKDYDPEARILCALYVVVSILLELAEGPTSVSS; translated from the exons ATGTTCAGTGTATTTGAGGAAATCACAAGAATTGTAGTTAAGGAGATGGATTCTGGAGGGGATATGATTGCCGTTAGAAGCCTCGTTGATGCTGATAGATTCCGCTGCTTCCATCTGGTGGGGGAGAAGAGAACTTTCTTTGGATGCCGGCACTACACAACAGGCCTCACCCTGATGGACATTCTGGACACAGATGGGGACAAGTGGTTCGATGAACTGGATTCTGGGCTCCAAG GTCAAAACGCTGAGTTTCAAATTCTGGATAATGTAGACTCAAAGGGAGAGTTGATAGTGACATTACTCAAAGAAATAACAATTTCAGGCAGCTTCCAGGGCTTCCACCATCAGAATATCAAGATATCTGAGAACCGGATATCCCAGCAGTATCTGGCTACCCTTGAAAACAG GAAGCTGAAGAGGGAACTACCCTTTTCATTCCGATCAATTAATACGAGAGAAAACCTGTATCTGGTGACAGAAACTCTGGAGACGGTAAAGGAGGAAACCCTGAAAAGCAACCGGCAATATAAATTTTGGAGCCAGATCTCTCAGGGCCGTCTCAGCTATAAACACAAG GGCCATAGGGAAGTGACCATCCCCGCAAATCGGGTCCTGAGCTATCGAGTAAAGCAGCTTGTCTTCCCCAACAAGGAGATGATGA ATATTCATTTCAGGGGCAAAacaaaatcctttccagaag AGAAGGATGGTGCTTCATCCTGTTTAG GAAAGTCTTTGGGTTCGGAGGATTCCAGAAACATGAAGGAGAAGTTGGAGGACATGGAGAGTGTCCTCCAGGACCTGAcggaggagaagagaaaagatgtGCTAAACTCCCTCGCTAAGTGCCTCGGCAAGGAGGAGACTCGGCAGGATCTAGAGCAAAGA GTATCTGAGGTCCTGATTTCCGGGGAGCTGCACATGGAGGACCCAGACAAGACTCTCCTAAGCAGCCTTTTTAATGCTGCTGGGGTCTTGGTAGAAGTGCGTGCAAAAGCCATTCTGGACTTCCTGGATGCCCTGCTAG AGCTGTCTGAAGAGCAGCAGCTTGTGGCTGAGGCCCTGGAGAAGGGGACCCTTCCTCTGTTGAAGGACCAG GTGAAATCTATCATGGAGCAGAACTGGGATGAGCTGCTGGCCAGCAGTCCTCATGACAAGGACTATGACCCTGAGGCACGAATTCTCTGTGCGCTGTATGTTGTTGTCTCTATCCTGCTGGAGCTGGCTGAGGGGCCTACCTCTGTCTCTTCCTAA
- the GSDMB gene encoding gasdermin-B isoform X2, whose translation MFSVFEEITRIVVKEMDSGGDMIAVRSLVDADRFRCFHLVGEKRTFFGCRHYTTGLTLMDILDTDGDKWFDELDSGLQGQNAEFQILDNVDSKGELIVTLLKEITISGSFQGFHHQNIKISENRISQQYLATLENRKLKRELPFSFRSINTRENLYLVTETLETVKEETLKSNRQYKFWSQISQGRLSYKHKGHREVTIPANRVLSYRVKQLVFPNKEMMNIHFRGKTKSFPEGKSLGSEDSRNMKEKLEDMESVLQDLTEEKRKDVLNSLAKCLGKEETRQDLEQRVSEVLISGELHMEDPDKTLLSSLFNAAGVLVEVRAKAILDFLDALLELSEEQQLVAEALEKGTLPLLKDQVKSIMEQNWDELLASSPHDKDYDPEARILCALYVVVSILLELAEGPTSVSS comes from the exons ATGTTCAGTGTATTTGAGGAAATCACAAGAATTGTAGTTAAGGAGATGGATTCTGGAGGGGATATGATTGCCGTTAGAAGCCTCGTTGATGCTGATAGATTCCGCTGCTTCCATCTGGTGGGGGAGAAGAGAACTTTCTTTGGATGCCGGCACTACACAACAGGCCTCACCCTGATGGACATTCTGGACACAGATGGGGACAAGTGGTTCGATGAACTGGATTCTGGGCTCCAAG GTCAAAACGCTGAGTTTCAAATTCTGGATAATGTAGACTCAAAGGGAGAGTTGATAGTGACATTACTCAAAGAAATAACAATTTCAGGCAGCTTCCAGGGCTTCCACCATCAGAATATCAAGATATCTGAGAACCGGATATCCCAGCAGTATCTGGCTACCCTTGAAAACAG GAAGCTGAAGAGGGAACTACCCTTTTCATTCCGATCAATTAATACGAGAGAAAACCTGTATCTGGTGACAGAAACTCTGGAGACGGTAAAGGAGGAAACCCTGAAAAGCAACCGGCAATATAAATTTTGGAGCCAGATCTCTCAGGGCCGTCTCAGCTATAAACACAAG GGCCATAGGGAAGTGACCATCCCCGCAAATCGGGTCCTGAGCTATCGAGTAAAGCAGCTTGTCTTCCCCAACAAGGAGATGATGA ATATTCATTTCAGGGGCAAAacaaaatcctttccagaag GAAAGTCTTTGGGTTCGGAGGATTCCAGAAACATGAAGGAGAAGTTGGAGGACATGGAGAGTGTCCTCCAGGACCTGAcggaggagaagagaaaagatgtGCTAAACTCCCTCGCTAAGTGCCTCGGCAAGGAGGAGACTCGGCAGGATCTAGAGCAAAGA GTATCTGAGGTCCTGATTTCCGGGGAGCTGCACATGGAGGACCCAGACAAGACTCTCCTAAGCAGCCTTTTTAATGCTGCTGGGGTCTTGGTAGAAGTGCGTGCAAAAGCCATTCTGGACTTCCTGGATGCCCTGCTAG AGCTGTCTGAAGAGCAGCAGCTTGTGGCTGAGGCCCTGGAGAAGGGGACCCTTCCTCTGTTGAAGGACCAG GTGAAATCTATCATGGAGCAGAACTGGGATGAGCTGCTGGCCAGCAGTCCTCATGACAAGGACTATGACCCTGAGGCACGAATTCTCTGTGCGCTGTATGTTGTTGTCTCTATCCTGCTGGAGCTGGCTGAGGGGCCTACCTCTGTCTCTTCCTAA
- the ORMDL3 gene encoding ORM1-like protein 3 isoform X3, translating into MNVGTAHSEVNPNTRVMNSRGIWLSYVLAIGLLHVVLLSIPFVSVPVVWTLTNLIHNMGMYIFLHTVKGTPFETPDQGKARLLTHWEQMDYGVQFTASRKFLTITPIVLYFLTSFYTKYDQIHFVLNTVSLMSVLIPKLPQLHGVRIFGINKY; encoded by the exons ATGAATGTGGGCACAGCACACAGCGAGGTGAACCCCAACACGCGGGTGATGAACAGCCGTGGCATCTGGCTCTCCTACGTGCTGGCCATCGGTCTCCTCCACGTCGTGCTGCTGAGCATCCCCTTTGTGAGTGTCCCTGTCGTCTGGACCCTCACCAACCTCATTCACAACATG GGCATGTATATCTTCCTGCACACGGTGAAGGGGACACCCTTTGAGACCCCGGACCAGGGCAAGGCGAGGCTGCTAACCCACTGGGAGCAGATGGATTATGGGGTCCAGTTCACGGCCTCTCGGAAGTTCTTGACCATCACACCCATCGTGCT GTACTTCCTCACCAGCTTCTACACTAAGTACGACCAGATCCATTTTGTACTCAACACCGTGTCCCTGATGAGCGTGCTCATCCCCAAGCTGCCCCAGCTCCACGGAGTCCGGATTTTTGGAATCAATAAGTACTGA
- the ORMDL3 gene encoding ORM1-like protein 3 isoform X2 produces MFCAPLPEDRRTAERGSRMNVGTAHSEVNPNTRVMNSRGIWLSYVLAIGLLHVVLLSIPFGMYIFLHTVKGTPFETPDQGKARLLTHWEQMDYGVQFTASRKFLTITPIVLYFLTSFYTKYDQIHFVLNTVSLMSVLIPKLPQLHGVRIFGINKY; encoded by the exons ATGTTTTGTGCTCCTCTTCCAGAAGACAGGAG AACAGCGGAGAGGGGCAGCAGGATGAATGTGGGCACAGCACACAGCGAGGTGAACCCCAACACGCGGGTGATGAACAGCCGTGGCATCTGGCTCTCCTACGTGCTGGCCATCGGTCTCCTCCACGTCGTGCTGCTGAGCATCCCCTTT GGCATGTATATCTTCCTGCACACGGTGAAGGGGACACCCTTTGAGACCCCGGACCAGGGCAAGGCGAGGCTGCTAACCCACTGGGAGCAGATGGATTATGGGGTCCAGTTCACGGCCTCTCGGAAGTTCTTGACCATCACACCCATCGTGCT GTACTTCCTCACCAGCTTCTACACTAAGTACGACCAGATCCATTTTGTACTCAACACCGTGTCCCTGATGAGCGTGCTCATCCCCAAGCTGCCCCAGCTCCACGGAGTCCGGATTTTTGGAATCAATAAGTACTGA
- the ORMDL3 gene encoding ORM1-like protein 3 isoform X1, translated as MFCAPLPEDRRTAERGSRMNVGTAHSEVNPNTRVMNSRGIWLSYVLAIGLLHVVLLSIPFVSVPVVWTLTNLIHNMGMYIFLHTVKGTPFETPDQGKARLLTHWEQMDYGVQFTASRKFLTITPIVLYFLTSFYTKYDQIHFVLNTVSLMSVLIPKLPQLHGVRIFGINKY; from the exons ATGTTTTGTGCTCCTCTTCCAGAAGACAGGAG AACAGCGGAGAGGGGCAGCAGGATGAATGTGGGCACAGCACACAGCGAGGTGAACCCCAACACGCGGGTGATGAACAGCCGTGGCATCTGGCTCTCCTACGTGCTGGCCATCGGTCTCCTCCACGTCGTGCTGCTGAGCATCCCCTTTGTGAGTGTCCCTGTCGTCTGGACCCTCACCAACCTCATTCACAACATG GGCATGTATATCTTCCTGCACACGGTGAAGGGGACACCCTTTGAGACCCCGGACCAGGGCAAGGCGAGGCTGCTAACCCACTGGGAGCAGATGGATTATGGGGTCCAGTTCACGGCCTCTCGGAAGTTCTTGACCATCACACCCATCGTGCT GTACTTCCTCACCAGCTTCTACACTAAGTACGACCAGATCCATTTTGTACTCAACACCGTGTCCCTGATGAGCGTGCTCATCCCCAAGCTGCCCCAGCTCCACGGAGTCCGGATTTTTGGAATCAATAAGTACTGA
- the ORMDL3 gene encoding ORM1-like protein 3 isoform X4 encodes MNVGTAHSEVNPNTRVMNSRGIWLSYVLAIGLLHVVLLSIPFGMYIFLHTVKGTPFETPDQGKARLLTHWEQMDYGVQFTASRKFLTITPIVLYFLTSFYTKYDQIHFVLNTVSLMSVLIPKLPQLHGVRIFGINKY; translated from the exons ATGAATGTGGGCACAGCACACAGCGAGGTGAACCCCAACACGCGGGTGATGAACAGCCGTGGCATCTGGCTCTCCTACGTGCTGGCCATCGGTCTCCTCCACGTCGTGCTGCTGAGCATCCCCTTT GGCATGTATATCTTCCTGCACACGGTGAAGGGGACACCCTTTGAGACCCCGGACCAGGGCAAGGCGAGGCTGCTAACCCACTGGGAGCAGATGGATTATGGGGTCCAGTTCACGGCCTCTCGGAAGTTCTTGACCATCACACCCATCGTGCT GTACTTCCTCACCAGCTTCTACACTAAGTACGACCAGATCCATTTTGTACTCAACACCGTGTCCCTGATGAGCGTGCTCATCCCCAAGCTGCCCCAGCTCCACGGAGTCCGGATTTTTGGAATCAATAAGTACTGA
- the LRRC3C gene encoding leucine-rich repeat-containing protein 3C isoform X1: MRMTSSSFVSYSTPGLCQFMAMLPTAGHLLSLLLVIGTGGTVPSPRVPPRGCYVAKEAGERTFRCSQAGLSAVPSGIPNDTRKLYLDANQLASVPAGAFQHLPVLEELDLSHNALAHLSGAAFQGLEGTLRHLDLSANQLASVPMEAFVGLQIQVNLSANPWHCDCALQEVLQQVRLVPGTGTGIVCGSGARPDLVGQEFLLLAGEEELCGSGWGGARRSTDVALLVTMGGWLTLMVAYLVHYVWQNQDETRRSLKRAPVLPVRSEDSSILSTVV; this comes from the exons ATGCGTATGACCTCATCTTCCTTTGT ATCCTACTCCACTCCAGGACTATGCCAATTTATGGCCATGCTCCCAACAGCAGGTCACCTTCTGTCCCTCCTGCTGGTGATAGGCACAGGGggtactgtgcccagcccccggGTGCCTCCCCGGGGCTGTTATGTGGCAAAGGAAGCAGGTGAACGGACGTTCCGCTGCAGCCAGGCAGGCCTCAGTGCTGTGCCCTCCGGCATCCCCAACGACACCCGCAAGCTCTACCTGGATGCCAACCAGCTGGCATCGGTGCCTGCTGGTGCCTTCCAGCACCTGCCTGTCCTGGAGGAGTTGGATCTGTCCCATAATGCCCTTGCCCACCTCTCAGGGGCAGCTTTCCAGGGCCTGGAGGGCACGTTGCGCCACCTCGACCTCTCTGCCAACCAGCTGGCCTCAGTGCCCATGGAGGCCTTTGTGGGACTACAGATCCAAGTGAACCTATCCGCAAACCCATGGCACTGTGACTGTGCCCTCCAGGAAGTGCTCCAGCAGGTGAGGCTGGTGCCGGGCACTGGGACAGGCATCGTGTGTGGCTCAGGAGCCCGACCGGACCTCGTGGGGCAGGAGTTCCTGCTGCTGGCAGGGGAGGAAGAGCTGTGTGGgtcggggtggggtggggcccgGAGGAGCACTGATGTGGCCCTGCTGGTCACCATGGGGGGCTGGCTGACACTCATGGTGGCTTATCTGGTGCATTATGTGTGGCAGAACCAAGATGAGACCAGGCGCTCCCTCAAGCGGGCCCCAGTGCTGCCCGTGCGTTCCGAGGACTCCTCCATCCTCAGCACAGTGGTCTGA
- the LRRC3C gene encoding leucine-rich repeat-containing protein 3C isoform X2 produces MAMLPTAGHLLSLLLVIGTGGTVPSPRVPPRGCYVAKEAGERTFRCSQAGLSAVPSGIPNDTRKLYLDANQLASVPAGAFQHLPVLEELDLSHNALAHLSGAAFQGLEGTLRHLDLSANQLASVPMEAFVGLQIQVNLSANPWHCDCALQEVLQQVRLVPGTGTGIVCGSGARPDLVGQEFLLLAGEEELCGSGWGGARRSTDVALLVTMGGWLTLMVAYLVHYVWQNQDETRRSLKRAPVLPVRSEDSSILSTVV; encoded by the coding sequence ATGGCCATGCTCCCAACAGCAGGTCACCTTCTGTCCCTCCTGCTGGTGATAGGCACAGGGggtactgtgcccagcccccggGTGCCTCCCCGGGGCTGTTATGTGGCAAAGGAAGCAGGTGAACGGACGTTCCGCTGCAGCCAGGCAGGCCTCAGTGCTGTGCCCTCCGGCATCCCCAACGACACCCGCAAGCTCTACCTGGATGCCAACCAGCTGGCATCGGTGCCTGCTGGTGCCTTCCAGCACCTGCCTGTCCTGGAGGAGTTGGATCTGTCCCATAATGCCCTTGCCCACCTCTCAGGGGCAGCTTTCCAGGGCCTGGAGGGCACGTTGCGCCACCTCGACCTCTCTGCCAACCAGCTGGCCTCAGTGCCCATGGAGGCCTTTGTGGGACTACAGATCCAAGTGAACCTATCCGCAAACCCATGGCACTGTGACTGTGCCCTCCAGGAAGTGCTCCAGCAGGTGAGGCTGGTGCCGGGCACTGGGACAGGCATCGTGTGTGGCTCAGGAGCCCGACCGGACCTCGTGGGGCAGGAGTTCCTGCTGCTGGCAGGGGAGGAAGAGCTGTGTGGgtcggggtggggtggggcccgGAGGAGCACTGATGTGGCCCTGCTGGTCACCATGGGGGGCTGGCTGACACTCATGGTGGCTTATCTGGTGCATTATGTGTGGCAGAACCAAGATGAGACCAGGCGCTCCCTCAAGCGGGCCCCAGTGCTGCCCGTGCGTTCCGAGGACTCCTCCATCCTCAGCACAGTGGTCTGA